The Styela clava chromosome 10, kaStyClav1.hap1.2, whole genome shotgun sequence genome window below encodes:
- the LOC120337607 gene encoding ryncolin-1-like, translating to MQLFDRDLRSYINGFGMPTADYWMGLKAIRHFTSTVPHQLRITIKLVDGRQFTTYFDQFSIGDEKGNFKLRITPTSDQTSVDFAAMHDGMEFTARDSDNDRWRDGNCAKSYGGGWWFNRCTDFNLNGKLYGVPMFIKDVGDEDGPDRITWDACKGRKIIQTEMAIRPSLRYPPILYN from the exons ATGCAATTATTCGACAGAGATTTGAGAAGTTACATCAATGGATTTGGGATGCCAACGGCAGACTATTGGATGG GTTTGAAAGCAATTCGCCATTTCACCAGTACTGTTCCACATCAACTGAGAATCACTATAAAATTAGTGGATGGACGACAATTCACGACTTATTTTGA CCAATTTTCCATCGGTGACGAAAAGGGAAATTTCAAACTGAGAATAACTCCAACTAGTGATCAAACAAGTGTTGATTTTGCTGCCATGCATGATGGTATGGAGTTCACAGCGCGTGACAGTGACAACGACCGCTGGAGGGATGGAAATTGCGCAAAATCGTACGGCGGTGGTTGGTGGTTCAATCGCTGCACTGATTTCAACTTGAATGGAAAACTCTATGGAGTACCAATGTTCATAAAGGACGTCGGTGACGAGGATGGTCCAGACCGTATCACATGGGATGCTTGCAAAGGAAGGAAAATCATCCAGACCGAAATGGCGATAAGGCCGTCTCTACGATATCCACCAATCCTTTACAACTAA